The following are from one region of the Synergistaceae bacterium genome:
- a CDS encoding DUF1847 domain-containing protein, whose translation MSDTHPLNCANCAVGNCGNLKKAFPDFCLTTNTPKETVENALQRYLKSPKDRKIALTSADIESSYYGRATRVEETLIFVKKMGYKKVGVATCVGLLSECNQFAKIAKAKGINVYGVACKVGAVDKTVIGLAEEQKLLPGAHESMCNPILQAELLNEWKTEFNIVMGLCVGHDSLFIKHSKAPVTYLIVKDRVLCHNPAAALYNTNTYYRRLLDSELPSPRRVDKG comes from the coding sequence ATGAGCGATACGCATCCTCTGAACTGCGCGAATTGCGCGGTGGGTAACTGTGGGAATCTGAAGAAGGCGTTTCCCGATTTTTGTCTGACGACCAACACGCCAAAGGAAACCGTCGAAAACGCGCTCCAGCGTTACCTCAAAAGCCCGAAGGACCGAAAGATCGCCCTCACGTCGGCGGATATCGAGTCCAGCTACTACGGCAGGGCCACGCGAGTGGAGGAAACCCTGATCTTCGTCAAAAAAATGGGATACAAGAAGGTGGGAGTGGCCACCTGCGTGGGGCTTTTGAGCGAGTGCAACCAGTTCGCGAAGATCGCGAAGGCCAAGGGTATCAACGTCTACGGCGTGGCCTGCAAGGTGGGGGCTGTGGACAAGACGGTGATTGGCCTGGCGGAAGAGCAAAAACTGTTGCCCGGCGCCCACGAGTCCATGTGCAACCCCATTCTTCAGGCCGAGCTTCTAAACGAGTGGAAGACGGAGTTCAACATCGTCATGGGGTTGTGCGTGGGGCACGACAGCTTATTCATCAAACACTCGAAAGCGCCGGTGACTTACCTGATCGTGAAAGATAGGGTTCTGTGCCACAATCCCGCCGCGGCTCTCTACAATACAAACACCTACTATCGGC
- a CDS encoding amino acid ABC transporter ATP-binding protein, with the protein MIRVKGARKSFGKNEVLKGVDLDVKKGEVVVILGPSGSGKTTLLRCINFLENADDGELSIGDLTVRFKHAAKKDILRVRRRTAMVFQSYNLFNNKNAIENVMEGLVTARKVPFAEAYEKARRELDKVGLSDKYEFYPSQLSGGQQQRVAIARAVVLNPEVILFDEPTSALDPELVGEVLAVMRAVAQEGITMVVVTHEMSFAHDIADHVVFMDGGVIVEEGTPREIFSKPKEQRTQQFLDRILLKYDYSI; encoded by the coding sequence ATGATTCGAGTGAAAGGCGCGCGCAAATCGTTCGGAAAGAACGAGGTCCTCAAGGGGGTGGACCTGGACGTGAAGAAGGGTGAGGTGGTGGTGATCCTGGGTCCTAGCGGCTCAGGGAAAACCACGCTTCTGCGCTGCATCAACTTTTTGGAGAACGCCGACGACGGTGAGCTGAGCATCGGAGACCTCACAGTCCGATTCAAGCACGCCGCTAAGAAGGATATTTTGCGCGTTCGAAGGAGGACCGCGATGGTCTTTCAGAGCTACAATCTCTTCAACAACAAGAACGCCATCGAAAACGTCATGGAGGGGCTCGTGACGGCGAGAAAAGTTCCCTTCGCTGAGGCCTACGAAAAGGCGCGAAGAGAGCTGGACAAAGTGGGCCTAAGCGACAAGTACGAGTTCTACCCCTCTCAGTTGTCGGGGGGCCAACAACAGCGTGTGGCCATCGCGCGTGCCGTCGTTTTGAACCCCGAGGTGATCCTCTTCGATGAGCCGACCTCCGCCCTGGACCCGGAACTGGTGGGTGAGGTGCTGGCGGTGATGCGCGCCGTGGCCCAGGAGGGCATCACCATGGTGGTGGTCACTCACGAAATGTCCTTTGCCCACGACATCGCCGATCATGTGGTCTTTATGGACGGTGGGGTCATCGTGGAGGAGGGGACGCCGAGGGAAATCTTCAGCAAACCGAAAGAGCAAAGAACCCAGCAATTTTTGGATAGGATTCTCTTGAAGTACGACTACTCGATATGA
- a CDS encoding amino acid ABC transporter permease: MTFDAIYIWVSFKVAIRFLHVTLLLSVIPLCVGVVLGIPIAVVRKFHLRVVSQAVSALIPALRGIPVVLYILILNFLILKPLDKLSEYYDWADRLRLMDKIYIGIVAMSAYAAVVISETLRGALNSVPDGQYEACVSVGLTRFQALRRIIMPQALAFAVPVLCNNFIGLIKGSSIVYVIGILDVLNGAMTSAQINYRFLEAYIAAALVYWALCIAVERGSWLLEKRFKRH; encoded by the coding sequence TGACACTGCTTCTGTCCGTCATCCCTCTTTGCGTAGGCGTCGTTTTGGGAATCCCCATCGCCGTGGTCAGGAAATTCCACCTGCGCGTCGTCTCACAGGCGGTCAGCGCCCTAATCCCGGCCTTGAGAGGAATTCCGGTGGTGCTTTATATTCTCATCCTAAACTTTTTGATTTTGAAACCCCTGGACAAGCTATCGGAATATTACGACTGGGCGGACCGGCTGCGGTTGATGGATAAAATCTACATCGGCATCGTCGCCATGTCCGCCTACGCTGCGGTGGTCATATCCGAAACCCTGCGCGGCGCGTTGAACTCCGTGCCGGATGGACAGTACGAGGCTTGCGTTTCCGTGGGGTTGACGCGATTCCAGGCGTTGCGCCGGATCATTATGCCCCAGGCGCTGGCGTTTGCCGTCCCCGTGCTCTGCAACAACTTCATCGGGCTGATAAAAGGCTCTTCAATTGTCTACGTGATCGGGATACTCGACGTCCTAAACGGGGCAATGACCTCGGCGCAGATCAACTATCGCTTTCTGGAGGCCTACATCGCGGCGGCACTGGTCTACTGGGCCCTCTGCATCGCCGTGGAACGTGGCTCCTGGCTTCTGGAAAAGCGATTCAAACGGCATTGA